A genomic stretch from Eptesicus fuscus isolate TK198812 chromosome 15, DD_ASM_mEF_20220401, whole genome shotgun sequence includes:
- the LOC129151664 gene encoding interferon omega-2-like — protein sequence MALLLSLLTALVLFSSGPGGALGCDPPQDHVLLSRENLVLLSHMSTISPLFCLKDRKHFSFPRATVDGSQVQKAQALSVLHEMLQQISDLLTTDNSSVTWNTTLVDQLRSGLHRQLEDLDTCWAREMGEEGSALAMQGPTLALKRYFQGLRLYLKEKKYSDCAWEVVRVEIMRSFSSTRALQERLRNKDGDVGSP from the coding sequence ATGGCCCTCCTGCTCTCGCTGCTCACGGCCCTGGTGCTGTTCAGCTCTGGCCCCGGGGGAGCTCTGGGCTGTGACCCGCCTCAGGACCACGTCCTGCTCAGCAGGGAGAACTTAGTGCTTCTGAGCCACATGAGCACCATCTCCCCTCTCTTCTGTCTGAAGGACAGAAAGCACTTCAGCTTCCCCCGGGCAACGGTGGATGGCAGCCAGGTCCAGAAGGCCCAGGCCCTCTCTGTCCTCCACGAGATGCTCCAGCAGATCTCCGACCTCTTGACCACAGACAACTCCTCTGTCACCTGGAACACGACCCTCGTGGACCAACTGCGCTCAGGACTCCATCGGCAGCTGGAAGACCTGGACACCTGCTGGGCGCgggagatgggagaggagggATCTGCCCTGGCCATGCAGGGCCCTACCCTGGCCTTGAAGAGGTACTTCCAGGGCCTCCGTCTCTacctgaaggagaagaaataCAGTGACTGCGCCTGGGAAGTTGTCAGAGTGGAAATCATGAGATCCTTCTCCTCAACAAGAGCCTTGCAAGAAAGGCTGAGAAATAAGGACGGAGACGTGGGATCGCCCTGA
- the LOC129151776 gene encoding interferon omega-1-like — translation MAQIHLWLVAGAMLCSSPVSSLEDDLLWIHRGENLRVFNLLRQLQRTRPHLCLDDRNDFKFPWNGTTITQMQQTERTCLHHQMITHIVDLFRTQHSLDAWNHTLVSQLLSSLHHSLEHLEQREGENRDCSNLGILLRKYFQSIHNYLREKKYSACAWEVVRVEITLRVGIM, via the coding sequence ATGGCCCAGATCCACctgtggctggtggcaggggccatGCTCTGCTCCAGCCCTGTTAGCTCTCTTGAGGATGACTTACTTTGGATCCATAGAGGAGAAAACCTGCGAGTTTTCAATCTTTTGAGGCAACTGCAAAGGACCCGGCCTCACCTATGCCTGGATGACAGAAACGACTTCAAATTTCCTTGGAATGGGACTACAATCACCCAGATGCAGCAGACAGAACGCACCTGTCTCCATCATCAGATGATCACGCACATCGTCGACCTCTTTAGAACACAGCACAGCCTCGATGCATGGAACCACACCCTCGTCTCTCAACTCCTCTCCAGCCTTCATCACAGCCTGGAGCacctggagcagagggaaggagaaaatcgGGATTGTTCCAATTTGGGAATTCTCCTCCGGAAGTACTTCCAAAGCATCCATAACTacctgagagagaagaaatacagCGCCTGTGCCTGGGAGGTCGTTAGAGTGGAAATTACACTACGCGTTGGAATCATGTAA